The following coding sequences lie in one Apostichopus japonicus isolate 1M-3 chromosome 13, ASM3797524v1, whole genome shotgun sequence genomic window:
- the LOC139979021 gene encoding uncharacterized protein — translation MFGKQLEMNTEKQNKRRFDQRKNDVKKNENKGSYHTASVKAHPSDPTNCPCCSMGTHKLWRCNSFLAMRVEDRWDYASKNKLCFKCLGEHFSPQCTRVMKCNIDGCSKNHNRLLHGTKEGEPMSKGSCDLENNAISASGSKNNTSGSTRPTFHSGACGQISFRVVPVLVSSPNGKVVEANAFLDDGSEQTYVNEDLVAELGIHGKPEEVKATVLNGKEERFQSFPVKFDISPLNRPEKQYGIEAITIKNVCGKLKPIDWCRVSRDWDHLKDIEFPKFLGSRNKVDILIGLDHAGLHESIHEVKGRSGEPIARLTPLGYTCVGPVAPAARRAFHTRSVSTFHCTVDREVNITLRKFWEVDNMGLNCKVTCHTKEEEEAIRVVIESMAGGDNCRYQVRIPWKEKERKNMTTNNHVSAKKRLESLEKKLIKDEKLGKAYSCVIQGYLDKGYIRKVHEEEPKSSTEWFIPHFPVVKMDRTTTKVRIVYDASAKDRDLCLNDVINNGPKLQNDLCDVLLRFRRDKVAVVCDISEMYLQIEIDEVDRPMFRFMWRDLDVQKEPGTYEFNRLIFGLNVSPFIAQKVSQENAKRYKEQFPRAAETVLTSTYMDDSMDSVGDEDVAIQLYRELTELWAKAGMSARKWLSNSKKVLEAIPVEHRAKEIKITDSEWPSIKALGLTWLAESDMFVFKGPDRSLEKMTKRNILSQLASLFDPLGFLSPIITTGKIMLQEIWSSGVLWDEEIPQELALKVKAWVSDLQNLDKVVVPRCIEYESGKTSIHVFTDASKDAYAAVAYARSETNSGVTVRLIASKTKVAPLKALSISKLELMGAMLGLKLAGSISSVLCYRLEDVVFWVDSQNVRYWIRGRSKLFKPFVANRVGEIQHLTNPAQWRHVPGKDNPADLASRGTTVVKMIEHEKWSSGPEFLYGDPTCWPVNTVNDVVGSDQRKVVVSMMNRKVVVPTFDEWKLNPCRFSSWERMRRVTAYVFRFINNCRSKSEDRSKGKVLKLDEIQDAENYLVCVAQEDAFSRDIENIKKGGAVGSNSALKSLLPKIDDDGLLRMTGRLSVVETLPYDVRFPVILPRKHALTRLIVRKYHTDGNHVQGTNYILSKISEKYWVVHGREEIRECETNCNQCKLRSVKGGEQVMAPLPKRRVTVTLRAFSKVAVDYAGPFLTIQGRGRVRTKRYLCLFTCLSTRAVHLEIAYGLDTDTFLNAFYRFVSRRGEPEEVFSDNGTNFVGASRELKELFRLIDKSKVQEVTAGQMRWHFLPPLSPHFGGAHEALIKTSKRAIQAVLGDADVTDEELHSAFVGAEGIINSRPLTYVSASPKDMTPLTPNHFLHGSMGGTFASEEIVDSTKYSPRRRWRRVQELMRHFWQRWLREWLPSLNRRKKWHKEKVDLKVDDLVLVMEKDVVRGQWPLGRIKEVFPGPDGHIRVVKIKTSRGEVIRNITKVCHLELCE, via the coding sequence ATGTTTGGAAAACAACTGGAAATGaacacagaaaaacaaaacaaaagaaggtTTGATCAGAGGAAGAATGatgtaaagaaaaatgaaaacaagggGAGTTATCACACTGCCAGTGTAAAGGCACACCCTAGTGACCCTACCAACTGCCCCTGTTGTAGTATGGGCACCCACAAGTTATGGAGATGCAATTCTTTCCTAGCCATGAGAGTTGAGGATAGGTGGGATTATGCCTCAAAAAACAAGCTGTGTTTCAAGTGTCTGGGTGAACATTTCTCACCACAGTGCACCAGGGTAATGAAATGCAATATTGATGGATGTAGCAAAAATCACAACAGATTGTTACACGGAACCAAGGAAGGGGAGCCCATGTCTAAAGGGAGTTGTGATCTTGAAAATAATGCAATAAGTGCATCTGGATCTAAAAATAATACAAGTGGTAGTACTAGGCCCACATTTCATTCAGGTGCGTGTGGTCAAATATCATTCAGGGTAGTCCCGGTTTTGGTGTCTTCACCAAATGGTAAGGTTGTAGAGGCAAATGCCTTCCTGGATGATGGAAGTGAGCAGACGTATGTGAATGAAGATTTAGTGGCTGAATTAGGGATACATGGTAAGCCGGAAGAGGTCAAGGCTACGGTACTAAATGGTAAAGAGGAAAGGTTTCAGTCCTTTCCAGTTAAATTTGACATCTCTCCACTAAATAGACCAGAGAAGCAGTATGGGATTGAGGCGATAACAATTAAAAATGTATGTGGTAAACTGAAGCCCATTGATTGGTGCAGGGTCTCAAGAGACTGGGACCATTTGAAGGATATTGAATTTCCTAAGTTTCTAGGCAGCAGAAACAAGGTCGATATTTTGATTGGTTTGGATCATGCAGGCTTACACGAGTCAATCCATGAGGTAAAGGGCAGATCAGGCGAACCAATCGCCAGGCTCACCCCATTAGGATACACTTGTGTGGGACCTGTTGCTCCTGCAGCTAGGAGAGCATTCCACACCAGATCAGTGAGCACTTTCCACTGCACTGTTGACAGAGAAGTGAACATAACTCTCAGAAAGTTCTGGGAAGTAGATAACATGGGCTTAAATTGCAAAGTAACTTGTCACACCAAAGAAGAAGAGGAGGCCATCAGAGTGGTTATAGAATCGATGGCTGGAGGTGACAATTGTAGATACCAAGTAAGAATTCcatggaaagaaaaagaaagaaaaaacatgacTACAAATAATCACGTGTCTGCAAAGAAAAGGCTGGAAAGCCTAGAAAAGAAGTTGATAAAAGATGAAAAACTAGGCAAGGCATATAGCTGTGTCATTCAAGGGTATTTGGATAAGGGTTACATTAGGAAAGTACATGAAGAGGAACCTAAATCTAGTACAGAGTGGTTTATTCCACACTTTCCTGTGGTAAAAATGGATCGAACAACTACTAAGGTTAGGATAGTTTACGATGCATCAGCGAAAGATAGAGATCTGTGTTTAAATGATGTAATAAATAATGGACCAAAACTTCAAAATGACCTCTGTGATGTTTTGCTTAGGTTCAGGCGAGACAAAGTAGCGGTGGTctgcgacatttctgaaatgTATTTGCAGATTGAGATAGATGAGGTTGACCGGCCTATGTTCAGGTTCATGTGGCGAGATCTGGACGTGCAAAAGGAACCAGGCACTTACGAATTCAACAGATTGATTTTTGGGTTGAATGTGTCACCATTCATTGCCCAAAAAGTGTCACAAGAAAATGCAAAGCGTTACAAGGAACAGTTTCCTAGGGCAGCTGAAACTGTTCTAACATCCACATACATGGATGATAGTATGGATAGTGTAGGGGATGAAGATGTTGCTATACAGTTGTATCGTGAGCTCACAGAGTTGTGGGCAAAGGCTGGTATGAGTGCAAGGAAATGGCTATCGAATTCAAAGAAGGTACTCGAAGCTATTCCTGTAGAGCATAGAGCTAAAGAGATTAAAATAACTGATAGTGAGTGGCCATCAATCAAGGCTTTAGGGTTAACATGGCTAGCTGAGAGTGATATGTTTGTGTTCAAAGGCCCAGATAGAAGTTTGGAAAAGATGACAAAGAGAAACATATTGAGTCAGCTTGCAAGTCTCTTTGATCCGCTAGGTTTTTTGTCGCCTATCATCACTACTGGAAAAATTATGCTACAGGAAATCTGGTCCAGTGGAGTGCTGTGGGATGAGGAAATTCCTCAAGAGTTAGCATTAAAGGTTAAAGCTTGGGTCAGCGATTTGCAAAACCTTGACAAAGTAGTGGTGCCTAGATGTATTGAGTATGAGAGTGGTAAAACATCCATTCATGTATTCACTGATGCTAGTAAGGATGCATATGCTGCTGTAGCGTATGCACGAAGTGAGACAAATAGTGGTGTGACTGTTCGCCTCATTGCATCCAAGACAAAGGTGGCTCCTTTGAAAGCACTCAGCATTTCTAAATTAGAATTAATGGGTGCAATGTTGGGATTGAAGTTGGCTGGTTCAATCTCATCAGTATTGTGCTACAGATTAGAAGATGTTGTCTTTTGGGTAGACAGTCAAAATGTCCGCTATTGGATAAGAGGGAGGAGTAAGTTGTTTAAGCCGTTTGTTGCAAATAGAGTTGGGGAGATCCAACATTTGACAAACCCAGCACAGTGGCGTCATGTGCCGGGTAAAGATAATCCTGCGGATTTAGCTTCGCGGGGTACAACGGTTGTGAAGATGATAGAGCATGAAAAATGGTCGAGTGGGCCTGAGTTTCTTTATGGTGATCCGACATGTTGGCCTGTAAACACAGTGAACGATGTGGTTGGGTCTGACCAACGTAAAGTAGTGGTATCAATGATGAATAGGAAGGTGGTTGTACCAACATTTGATGAGTGGAAGTTAAACCCTTGTCGTTTCAGTAGTTGGGAAAGAATGCGTAGAGTTACGGCATATGTGTTTCGTTTCATCAACAATTGTCGTAGTAAGAGTGAAGATAGATCAAAGGGTAAAGTTTTGAAGCTGGATGAAATTCAAGATGCAGAGAACTATTTAGTGTGCGTCGCACAGGAGGACGCATTCAGTCGAGACATAGAAAATATTAAGAAGGGTGGTGCTGTAGGTTCAAACAGTGCCTTGAAATCCTTGTTGCCTAAGATAGATGACGATGGCTTGCTCAGGATGACTGGTCGGTTGAGTGTCGTTGAGACACTGCCATATGATGTGAGATTCCCCGTTATTCTCCCTCGCAAACATGCTCTGACACGTTTGATAGTTAGGAAATATCATACTGATGGTAATCACGTTCAGGGTACTAATTATATTCTGTCAAAGATAAGTGAAAAGTACTGGGTGGTACATGGTCGTGAAGAGATCAGGGAGTGCGAAACTAATTGTAACCAGTGTAAGTTGAGAAGCGTTAAGGGTGGTGAACAAGTAATGGCACCGTTACCAAAGAGAAGGGTGACTGTGACCTTAAGGGCGTTTTCTAAGGTTGCTGTTGATTATGCTGGACCTTTTCTCACTATCCAGGGAAGAGGTCGTGTGAGGACTAAGCGATATTTGTGTCTCTTCACTTGCTTAAGTACTAGAGCGGTACATTTAGAAATAGCCTATGGTCTTGATACAGATACGTTCTTAAATGCGTTCTATAGATTTGTGAGTCGAAGAGGTGAGCCTGAGGAAGTTTTCTCAGACAATGGAACTAATTTTGTGGGTGCGTCTCGGGAGCTAAAAGAGTTGTTCAGGTTGATTGACAAATCAAAGGTCCAAGAGGTGACAGCGGGTCAGATGAGGTGGCATTTCTTACCCCCATTGTCACCTCATTTTGGTGGTGCTCATGAAGCACTAATCAAGACAAGTAAGAGAGCTATTCAGGCAGTTCTAGGTGATGCAGACGTGACCGATGAAGAGCTTCATTCAGCCTTTGTTGGTGCCGAAGGTATAATTAACTCAAGACCATTGACGTATGTGTCAGCCTCTCCCAAAGACATGACCCCATTGACACCAAATCATTTCCTGCATGGGTCTATGGGTGGAACATTTGCATCAGAGGAAATTGTAGATAGCACAAAATATAGTCCAAGGAGGAGATGGCGCCGTGTGCAGGAGCTGATGCGCCATTTCTGGCAAAGATGGCTCAGGGAGTGGTTACCTTCCTTGAATCGTCGAAAAAAGTGGCATAAGGAAAAAGTTGATTTGAAGGTCGATGACTTAGTTTTGGTAATGGAAAAAGATGTAGTTAGAGGTCAGTGGCCATTAGGAAGGATAAAGGAAGTGTTTCCTGGTCCAGATGGCCATATTAGAGTGGTAAAGATTAAGACCAGCAGGGGTGAGGTGAttagaaatatcacaaaagtgTGTCATTTGGAGTTGTGTGAGTAG